One part of the Marispirochaeta sp. genome encodes these proteins:
- a CDS encoding RHS repeat-associated core domain-containing protein yields the protein MYIIKKKSIIACIFLLVSVTVSAEVIELIDGTRVWRQFASDEVLEYAKDPALRPGNKMSLSASALSLASTSGSGASQEGVYGSVPGTYEYQIEDGVFRNYGNLEVSPQSGTYRIDETDLVLPGLGGFDFSLKRRYDFFTAKDDQDTTNDLAEDYYIGNGSYSMGEGWRLELPYLNVLKNFADDPVNFTGNFSAYVSIGLSTGQRYKLSSLFYTEDSADPYVYENFYTTYFRVLYSPGASLPFRLVLADGTYYMFDIKGRVREIHGWADGHRADTITISYNSAGISTITNEDSGWTSTFTYSSGNISQIAVTTASDDAADMMISYSRDENGQLAGADVREDGATDLYREWSYTYAEETVNDYDADDGDEGTTTSIDMWYLDSATDPNGSVASIEGYAVEPFYDGDDYYERMLVTEVLNQEYVLNSFRARETVATRQVVYDYTYDASTNELPVYNDQTYIGEVTVTEADLILSDELKGNRLQTIYNFVGMYDDKGAFFSQLDTLLTKDPNDLNTAFQKEIDYDWDLTHRLAWRETTYGDQSNNRFEEEYLRDLYGNKVRIETYKESALGSDWGSKYISWTRYLGVAYPLDGSIYDADSSLYADEAAWKNPHPYYSTTLPSVVTSWEGLSDIEEYCIPLNLPLQRIVGNSVPQLDSSGTNVVFNANELDSYEYRHYAYAYDDDGFLIKSGVYGDVTSLVVLDNPVATAGWRTTALTYTADDSLNRLASVTASVAYGNTVSDEGGGGTTNYTYNDPAADGVYIITTEYSDPENSLNADDDDGNIVTSTGYDMLTLRPVWEMSGRGYVSEYERDVFGRVIRAVLPDVNEADDTPFSRPEDAGFDSFRSDNPVVEIEINDDDLWREVTDPEGRRTRTYYSSTGKKERVINYAADSGYDAITDMEYNGFGYPVRQTDPAPGIAGSFSDRPLTEYEYDVFGGLTEVINADDTTRQIENDYYNGLTITTDERGFVQKEYHSFDGTLLKTIEYSDRGATESRTRELYYDGLGYLRFEKDALGDITQYSYNTRGLLEQITYPTDEDVPFFENGDNPTETPDVYVQYIYDNNDHKIVEITETAGGEEAYTYYAVDSLGRVLEKYTSYTDVTLSQTDETSETVIAKTLYSYDADNNLISVVDARHSDETDPVKMSYTYSPLGQVIAQTDPEENTTTFIYHNDGKLDSKTDPRGQSENYPDFPGDFVTSYTYDGLGRLETESLPLAADGYTRPEVSYTYYPNGNLESQTTAEGAVRNYEYTERGRISSLEIEGGEHTYTTTYRYDDCGNEIQRVAPGGAVTSTEYDGLNRAMKVITPENTVRRYEYDAKDRVTAEYDGNGIATEYSYDAYGRTHTVTRAANSTRQDPETSTYWYDRRGNRTRMVDPVGRELQYTYDERGLQLTQYEVGLDKLYSFSYDEVGNMKQSRDPRGTVSAYEYDDNNRPVSVTMTNGIETKTITHTYDEAGFMYLANDDGIETAYNMRGGTYVPDPYGRIITETTTIGSESFEVGYDYNLDGRVTGVTSPSGQTTRYTYNPLGELLTVPGVIDTAVSYNAMGLHQNAILANGVTRSWEYDLNGRMTKKSDSGTSFSQEWRFIYDDADNILWKNDDYYEYDDVDRLTREVRSEDLVSVTGALPGYVQNDVVGNDALAFIDDTTTVKLDYNAGSVGADLGGVSTIERVTLSPTSVSHRVSNENIQVYTSTDNATYAEETEWQLRMREDGSLELAFDEAPEAQYIKIHCTYDERDADLEPVDESEFSNELGEMVDVFASTQIQTEESFTYDMAGNRQEETSIEGGLSEINSSSYYAAGQSHRLKTNGDSGANGRYAFVYDENGNMTARGTYYSIDGSGEVIIDTSTGDSRSYQWDLADRLTGASHREDGTLSGSVSYTYSPRGLRVTKTGTDGTTVFIYDQWGNVLYEKSGSEYRDYIRVFGSLLVRVDGTIDSDIHSETARYYYHTDHLGTIEAATDASGIEVWSANYSAFGEVLATTGSLDQEPVYTGKGYDDEVGLYYFNARWYDPELGRFISEDPAQDGVNWYVYVSNNPLKFVDPTGLDPHQNGRKPHEQPDVERQGDPDDDGDNDNGGSGNNTTGQTPTPEPEKKSAWEAFKDFFGGFFGGDDEEEKEQKEVLTVAIPGFPGDHPVDDVTVTSTGYRITTKDGWVVDVDAEGNVVGANEKGVSGNDISLVAGSVVLRAGIKVVDFVNRTKKTEIDLSSENPFKGKSPQEIDDFFRKSGFEIKGTDPVSGKGAYIDPSSGTKYYMDKGGLYRVPGRGLITEPPHVDIEVPGQPKVRSPL from the coding sequence ATGTATATTATAAAAAAGAAGTCCATTATTGCATGCATTTTCCTATTGGTTTCTGTGACTGTTTCTGCAGAGGTAATTGAGCTTATAGACGGAACGCGGGTGTGGCGGCAGTTTGCCTCGGATGAGGTTCTTGAATATGCCAAGGACCCTGCGTTGCGGCCAGGTAATAAGATGTCGCTGTCGGCATCTGCGTTATCTCTGGCATCAACATCCGGTTCAGGAGCAAGTCAGGAAGGCGTATATGGGTCGGTCCCCGGTACATATGAGTATCAAATTGAGGATGGGGTGTTTCGTAACTACGGGAATCTTGAAGTTTCGCCCCAGAGTGGAACTTACCGAATAGATGAGACAGATCTGGTTCTCCCTGGTTTGGGAGGATTTGATTTTTCTCTTAAACGACGATATGATTTTTTTACCGCCAAAGATGATCAGGATACGACGAATGATTTAGCCGAGGATTATTATATTGGTAACGGCTCTTATTCCATGGGAGAGGGATGGCGGCTGGAGTTACCGTATCTTAATGTGTTAAAGAATTTTGCTGATGATCCGGTAAATTTTACAGGGAATTTTTCAGCATATGTGTCAATAGGGCTTTCAACCGGTCAGCGTTACAAATTATCTTCATTGTTCTACACGGAAGATTCAGCAGATCCGTATGTTTACGAGAACTTTTATACGACCTATTTTCGGGTTTTATATTCCCCAGGCGCGAGTCTACCTTTTCGATTGGTTCTTGCAGACGGCACGTATTATATGTTCGATATTAAAGGACGTGTCAGAGAAATCCACGGCTGGGCGGACGGACACCGTGCGGATACGATAACAATTTCCTACAATTCTGCCGGAATCAGTACTATAACGAATGAAGATTCCGGGTGGACTTCAACATTTACGTACAGCAGCGGAAATATATCTCAAATAGCTGTAACAACGGCGAGCGATGACGCTGCTGACATGATGATAAGCTATAGCCGGGATGAAAATGGTCAGCTTGCCGGAGCGGATGTTCGTGAGGATGGAGCGACGGACCTCTATCGAGAGTGGAGCTACACGTATGCCGAGGAGACCGTGAATGATTATGATGCAGATGATGGAGACGAAGGTACTACAACCAGTATCGATATGTGGTATCTTGACTCGGCGACAGATCCGAACGGTTCCGTTGCATCGATTGAAGGGTATGCTGTAGAGCCTTTTTACGACGGCGATGATTATTACGAGCGTATGCTTGTAACCGAGGTGCTGAATCAGGAGTATGTGCTGAATTCCTTCCGGGCGCGGGAGACTGTGGCTACCAGGCAAGTCGTGTATGATTATACGTATGATGCATCGACGAATGAACTTCCAGTATATAACGATCAGACGTATATTGGTGAAGTTACAGTAACCGAAGCGGATTTAATACTCTCGGATGAATTAAAGGGTAACCGGCTACAGACTATATATAATTTTGTAGGAATGTATGACGACAAGGGAGCTTTTTTTTCTCAGTTAGATACTCTTTTGACAAAAGACCCTAATGATCTAAATACAGCATTTCAAAAGGAAATTGACTATGATTGGGATCTTACCCATCGTTTAGCATGGCGCGAAACAACATATGGGGATCAATCAAACAATAGATTTGAAGAAGAGTACCTGCGAGATCTGTACGGAAACAAGGTTCGAATAGAGACGTATAAAGAAAGCGCTTTAGGAAGTGACTGGGGATCAAAATATATATCGTGGACGCGTTATTTAGGAGTTGCGTATCCTCTTGACGGCAGCATATACGATGCAGATTCAAGTTTGTATGCGGATGAGGCTGCATGGAAGAATCCGCATCCTTATTATAGTACAACACTTCCGTCTGTAGTAACGAGCTGGGAAGGTTTATCTGATATAGAGGAATATTGCATTCCTTTAAATCTTCCTCTGCAACGAATTGTAGGGAATTCTGTCCCGCAGTTGGATTCTTCTGGTACTAATGTTGTGTTTAACGCGAATGAATTGGATTCCTATGAATATCGTCACTATGCCTATGCCTACGACGATGATGGCTTTCTGATTAAAAGCGGAGTATACGGCGATGTGACCAGTTTGGTCGTTTTGGATAACCCGGTAGCAACTGCCGGTTGGCGAACTACTGCACTTACCTACACTGCAGATGATTCCCTTAATCGTCTTGCTTCAGTTACGGCATCTGTCGCCTATGGGAATACCGTGAGTGATGAAGGTGGCGGGGGAACGACAAACTATACCTATAATGATCCTGCTGCAGACGGGGTATATATCATAACGACCGAATACTCTGATCCGGAAAACTCCTTGAATGCAGACGATGACGACGGAAATATCGTTACCAGCACCGGATACGACATGCTTACTCTGCGTCCGGTGTGGGAAATGAGCGGCCGGGGGTATGTAAGCGAATATGAACGGGATGTTTTCGGGCGCGTTATTCGGGCGGTTCTTCCCGATGTAAATGAAGCTGATGATACGCCCTTTTCCAGGCCGGAGGATGCCGGTTTCGACAGCTTTCGCAGTGATAATCCCGTGGTTGAAATAGAAATTAACGACGATGACCTGTGGCGGGAGGTAACTGATCCCGAAGGTCGGCGTACCAGAACGTATTATAGCAGCACCGGCAAAAAAGAGAGGGTAATCAACTATGCGGCGGATTCCGGCTATGATGCAATTACCGATATGGAATACAACGGCTTCGGGTATCCGGTTCGGCAGACAGATCCCGCACCCGGGATAGCGGGAAGTTTTTCCGACAGGCCTTTGACAGAGTACGAATATGATGTTTTCGGCGGACTGACTGAAGTTATAAACGCCGACGACACAACCAGACAGATCGAAAATGATTACTATAACGGATTGACGATAACTACCGATGAACGAGGCTTCGTACAGAAAGAGTATCATTCTTTCGACGGTACGCTGTTAAAAACCATCGAGTACAGCGACCGCGGAGCGACGGAGTCCCGAACCCGCGAATTGTACTATGATGGTCTTGGCTATCTGCGTTTTGAAAAAGATGCATTGGGAGACATTACCCAGTATTCCTATAATACCCGTGGACTCCTTGAACAGATAACCTATCCCACCGATGAAGATGTTCCTTTCTTTGAAAACGGAGATAATCCGACAGAAACTCCTGACGTGTATGTACAGTATATCTATGATAATAACGACCATAAGATAGTCGAGATTACCGAAACCGCCGGCGGAGAAGAAGCGTACACTTATTATGCGGTGGACAGTCTGGGACGTGTGCTTGAGAAATATACGTCGTATACTGATGTTACCTTAAGTCAGACGGATGAAACATCGGAAACCGTAATAGCAAAAACGCTTTACAGCTACGATGCCGACAACAATCTTATTTCCGTAGTCGACGCCCGGCATTCCGATGAAACCGATCCGGTCAAAATGAGCTATACCTATTCGCCCCTAGGGCAGGTTATAGCCCAGACCGATCCCGAGGAGAATACCACGACCTTTATCTATCATAACGACGGGAAACTTGATTCCAAAACAGACCCCCGGGGACAATCGGAGAATTATCCGGATTTTCCCGGGGATTTCGTGACCAGTTATACCTACGACGGATTGGGGCGCCTTGAAACAGAGAGCCTTCCCCTTGCGGCGGACGGGTACACACGACCTGAGGTAAGCTATACCTATTATCCTAACGGCAATCTGGAAAGCCAGACCACGGCCGAAGGAGCGGTCCGGAATTATGAATACACCGAACGGGGCCGGATAAGCAGTCTGGAAATAGAAGGCGGAGAGCATACGTATACAACCACCTATAGGTATGATGACTGCGGAAACGAAATCCAGCGCGTGGCGCCGGGTGGCGCGGTTACCTCCACCGAATATGACGGGCTGAACCGGGCGATGAAGGTTATTACCCCTGAAAACACCGTGAGGCGCTACGAGTACGACGCAAAAGACCGGGTAACCGCGGAATATGACGGCAACGGAATTGCCACGGAGTACAGCTATGACGCCTACGGGCGAACACATACCGTAACCCGGGCGGCGAACTCCACCAGACAGGACCCGGAAACAAGCACCTACTGGTACGACCGCCGGGGCAACCGCACCCGGATGGTCGATCCTGTAGGGCGGGAGCTGCAGTACACCTACGACGAGCGCGGCCTGCAGCTGACCCAGTACGAAGTGGGGCTGGATAAACTCTACAGCTTCAGCTATGACGAAGTGGGGAACATGAAGCAGTCCCGCGACCCGCGGGGAACCGTATCGGCGTATGAGTATGACGACAACAACCGCCCGGTAAGCGTTACTATGACAAACGGAATCGAGACAAAGACCATAACCCATACCTACGACGAAGCGGGTTTTATGTATCTGGCGAACGACGACGGCATCGAAACCGCCTATAACATGAGGGGCGGAACCTATGTCCCGGACCCCTACGGCCGCATAATAACCGAGACCACCACCATCGGAAGCGAAAGTTTTGAAGTGGGCTACGATTACAACCTTGACGGAAGGGTAACGGGGGTTACGTCCCCCAGCGGACAGACCACCCGGTATACGTATAATCCTTTGGGAGAACTGTTAACGGTTCCGGGAGTTATCGATACGGCGGTAAGCTATAATGCAATGGGACTGCATCAGAATGCCATACTGGCGAACGGAGTAACCCGAAGCTGGGAATACGATTTGAACGGCAGGATGACGAAAAAAAGCGACAGCGGTACATCCTTCAGCCAGGAATGGCGTTTTATCTACGACGATGCGGACAACATCCTGTGGAAGAACGACGACTATTACGAATACGACGACGTTGACCGGCTTACCCGGGAGGTCCGCAGCGAAGACCTCGTAAGCGTAACCGGAGCCCTCCCCGGCTATGTGCAGAACGACGTCGTGGGCAATGACGCGCTTGCGTTTATCGACGACACAACCACGGTGAAGCTGGATTACAATGCCGGAAGCGTGGGAGCCGATCTGGGGGGTGTAAGCACCATCGAGCGGGTAACCCTGAGCCCGACCTCAGTATCGCACCGGGTGAGTAACGAGAATATTCAGGTCTATACCTCGACGGATAACGCGACGTATGCAGAGGAAACCGAGTGGCAATTGCGGATGCGTGAGGACGGCAGTCTGGAACTGGCTTTTGACGAGGCCCCTGAAGCGCAGTACATAAAGATTCACTGTACCTACGACGAACGGGACGCGGATCTTGAACCGGTAGACGAAAGCGAGTTCAGCAATGAACTGGGAGAGATGGTCGACGTATTCGCGTCTACCCAGATTCAGACCGAAGAGTCCTTTACCTACGATATGGCGGGAAACCGGCAGGAGGAGACCAGCATCGAAGGCGGTCTATCAGAGATCAATTCCAGCAGCTACTACGCCGCAGGCCAGAGCCACCGTCTGAAGACCAACGGTGATTCCGGCGCCAACGGCCGTTACGCTTTTGTATATGACGAAAACGGCAACATGACCGCCCGGGGAACGTATTATAGTATTGATGGGTCCGGGGAGGTTATAATCGATACCAGTACCGGTGATTCCCGGAGTTACCAGTGGGACCTGGCGGACAGGCTTACCGGGGCAAGCCACAGGGAAGACGGAACGTTATCAGGAAGCGTGTCGTACACCTACAGCCCCCGGGGCTTAAGGGTAACAAAAACCGGTACCGACGGAACGACGGTCTTTATCTACGACCAGTGGGGAAATGTGCTGTATGAGAAGAGCGGAAGCGAATACCGTGATTACATTCGCGTCTTCGGTTCCCTCCTGGTACGTGTAGACGGAACGATAGACAGTGATATCCATAGCGAGACAGCCCGATACTATTACCATACCGACCATCTGGGAACCATAGAAGCGGCCACGGACGCAAGCGGAATAGAGGTGTGGAGCGCGAATTACAGTGCCTTCGGCGAGGTGCTTGCCACCACCGGTAGTCTTGATCAGGAACCGGTGTATACCGGGAAGGGATATGATGATGAAGTAGGACTGTATTACTTCAATGCAAGGTGGTATGACCCTGAGCTGGGGCGGTTTATCTCCGAGGATCCTGCACAGGATGGGGTGAACTGGTATGTGTATGTGAGTAATAATCCGCTGAAGTTCGTTGATCCTACGGGGTTGGATCCGCATCAGAATGGAAGGAAACCTCATGAGCAGCCTGATGTTGAGCGACAAGGTGATCCTGATGATGATGGTGATAATGACAATGGAGGATCAGGAAATAATACTACGGGACAAACACCTACGCCTGAACCGGAAAAGAAGAGTGCTTGGGAAGCGTTTAAAGATTTCTTTGGTGGTTTCTTTGGGGGAGACGATGAAGAAGAAAAAGAGCAGAAAGAAGTTTTAACAGTAGCGATCCCAGGTTTTCCGGGTGATCATCCTGTTGATGATGTAACAGTTACAAGTACTGGCTATAGGATTACAACAAAGGATGGTTGGGTTGTAGATGTTGATGCTGAAGGAAATGTTGTAGGAGCTAATGAGAAAGGTGTCAGCGGAAATGATATAAGCTTGGTTGCGGGCTCTGTCGTTCTCAGAGCTGGAATAAAAGTTGTAGATTTTGTAAATCGAACTAAAAAAACTGAGATAGATCTGTCAAGTGAAAATCCTTTCAAAGGGAAGTCGCCTCAGGAGATAGATGATTTTTTTCGAAAGAGTGGATTTGAAATAAAAGGTACAGATCCAGTATCTGGAAAGGGCGCTTATATTGATCCTTCTTCAGGAACAAAATATTATATGGATAAGGGGGGATTGTATCGAGTCCCTGGTCGAGGTTTAATTACTGAACCGCCTCATGTTGATATCGAGGTTCCTGGCCAGCCTAAAGTAAGGAGTCCATTATGA
- a CDS encoding Imm32 family immunity protein has product MSTQKKTLLSIELNKSTEQIEIHCNEDGLLLLVDKLESLKSMKNDHIHLKTSEFGGDDLSSDLIGIENEKINELKIFLW; this is encoded by the coding sequence ATGAGCACTCAAAAGAAGACTTTACTATCAATAGAGCTCAACAAAAGTACAGAACAAATCGAAATCCACTGCAATGAAGATGGACTTTTACTCTTAGTTGATAAATTAGAAAGTTTGAAATCAATGAAAAATGATCATATTCATTTAAAAACATCTGAATTTGGAGGGGATGATCTTAGTTCTGATTTAATAGGGATTGAAAATGAAAAAATAAATGAGCTTAAGATATTTCTTTGGTGA
- a CDS encoding RHS repeat-associated core domain-containing protein, giving the protein MLYEKSGSEYKDYIRAFGAYQVRIDGTIDSDVHSETGRYYYHTDHLGSIEAATDETGAGVWTANYSAFGEVLASIGSLDQEPVYTGKGYDEDVQLYYFNARWYDPELGRFISEDPIQDGTNWYVYVSNNPLKFVDPTGLDYIYLNDNNWAFHQGHAAVIVGNDQDGYTYYSKDGPKAEGSPDAKNPGNTRSKVMTREELADYMKKNISPRYETAYRVETTAEQDAAMRDYGDKVWDSEYGFADYNCGDQAKGIGVAGGLPFEGKGTVLGITRPNSLKKDVKKLAEGEKRWWEKIVDFFTPETTPSDVIPEGSTSSNDDSSGDDDTSGDDDNGGDDEGSIICTELYRQGLMSEDIYQADELFGRMVETNFPLVKKGYLIIARPIVSGMRKSHGFSAAVNIFAKPWSLQMAYMVGFADKQNLAGAAIMIIGVPLCFIVGFLCEYTILLEIMVLIVMLRKHRGIAWN; this is encoded by the coding sequence GTGCTGTATGAGAAGAGCGGAAGCGAATATAAGGATTACATTCGCGCCTTTGGTGCATACCAGGTCCGTATAGACGGAACGATAGACAGTGACGTCCATAGCGAGACTGGCCGATACTATTACCATACCGACCATCTGGGAAGCATAGAAGCGGCCACGGATGAAACCGGCGCAGGGGTATGGACTGCAAACTACAGCGCTTTCGGGGAAGTTCTGGCAAGCATCGGCAGCCTTGACCAGGAACCGGTGTATACCGGGAAGGGATATGACGAGGATGTACAGCTCTACTATTTCAATGCACGCTGGTATGACCCTGAGTTGGGGCGGTTCATCTCTGAAGACCCGATTCAGGATGGGACAAACTGGTATGTTTATGTCAGTAATAATCCGCTGAAGTTTGTTGATCCGACAGGGCTTGATTACATCTACTTAAATGATAATAACTGGGCATTTCATCAGGGCCATGCAGCAGTAATAGTTGGAAATGATCAAGATGGGTATACGTATTACTCAAAAGATGGACCGAAAGCAGAGGGATCACCAGATGCAAAGAATCCAGGGAACACCCGAAGCAAAGTGATGACAAGAGAAGAACTTGCTGATTATATGAAGAAAAATATTTCTCCCCGTTATGAAACCGCGTACCGGGTTGAAACTACTGCGGAACAGGATGCAGCAATGCGAGATTACGGAGATAAAGTCTGGGATTCTGAGTATGGTTTTGCTGATTATAACTGTGGAGATCAGGCCAAAGGTATTGGTGTTGCAGGCGGGTTGCCGTTTGAAGGGAAAGGGACAGTATTAGGTATTACGAGGCCTAATAGCTTGAAGAAAGATGTCAAGAAGCTCGCCGAAGGGGAAAAGCGCTGGTGGGAGAAGATTGTAGATTTCTTTACTCCAGAGACGACTCCATCCGATGTAATTCCGGAAGGAAGTACTTCTTCAAACGATGACAGTTCCGGTGATGATGATACTAGTGGAGACGATGATAACGGTGGAGATGATGAGGGATCTATTATTTGTACAGAACTCTACCGGCAAGGACTGATGTCTGAAGATATCTACCAAGCAGATGAGTTATTCGGCAGAATGGTGGAAACGAACTTTCCATTAGTGAAAAAAGGCTATCTGATCATCGCCCGACCGATTGTCTCTGGGATGAGAAAATCCCATGGCTTTAGTGCTGCGGTCAATATATTTGCCAAACCATGGTCTTTACAAATGGCCTATATGGTGGGTTTTGCGGATAAACAGAATCTTGCAGGGGCTGCTATAATGATTATAGGAGTTCCCCTCTGTTTCATTGTGGGGTTTCTGTGTGAGTATACGATTCTTTTGGAAATCATGGTACTCATAGTTATGCTTAGGAAGCATAGAGGCATAGCATGGAATTAA
- a CDS encoding RHS repeat-associated core domain-containing protein: MVRIDGTIDSDVHTETARYYYHTDHLGTIEAVTDASGTEVWSANYSAFGEVLATSGSLDQEPVYTGKSYDEEVGLYYFNARWYDPELGRFTSEDPIQDGVNWYIYVSNNPLKFVDPTGLDPSYAGMSTKDVNEYYSGDDSDEGDGDNDNGGSGNNTTGQTPAPEPEKKNAWEAFKDFLGGFFGRGDDEDGKVPGYNDIDHIVTADDYLLKIMRDLIAQTGDKVLGALLDDSLNPNAKNHVEAYRYVERKAAQLKEEFDKLGIDPDKLEKGTRLIFTGDFVHDLLYSEGGKRDAVSALLGERRIQVDRYIRAGHDYAALGLELPIPILSVTAQIVGGFDPSQAIGEGYASVEDTLLGMGENVMDAIDSRVKIFEIDDWMEKK; encoded by the coding sequence ATGGTACGTATTGATGGTACAATAGACAGCGACGTTCATACCGAGACAGCCCGATATTATTACCATACCGACCACCTGGGAACTATAGAAGCGGTTACGGACGCAAGCGGTACAGAGGTGTGGAGTGCGAATTACAGCGCCTTCGGCGAGGTGCTGGCGACCTCGGGCAGCCTTGACCAGGAACCGGTGTATACGGGGAAGAGTTATGATGAGGAAGTTGGACTTTACTACTTCAATGCGCGGTGGTATGACCCTGAGCTGGGGCGGTTCACCTCTGAAGACCCGATTCAGGACGGAGTAAACTGGTATATATATGTGAGTAATAATCCGTTGAAATTTGTTGATCCTACGGGGTTGGATCCTAGTTATGCAGGGATGTCAACGAAAGATGTAAATGAATATTATAGTGGTGATGACAGTGATGAGGGCGATGGTGATAATGACAATGGAGGGTCAGGAAATAATACTACGGGACAAACGCCTGCGCCTGAGCCGGAAAAGAAAAATGCCTGGGAAGCGTTTAAAGATTTCTTGGGTGGTTTCTTTGGGAGAGGTGATGATGAGGACGGAAAGGTTCCAGGGTATAATGATATAGATCACATCGTAACAGCTGATGATTATCTCTTAAAGATTATGCGTGATCTGATTGCCCAAACCGGCGATAAGGTTCTCGGAGCTCTGCTTGATGACAGCCTGAATCCGAATGCTAAGAACCATGTGGAAGCATACAGATATGTAGAGAGAAAAGCGGCTCAATTAAAAGAAGAGTTTGACAAGCTTGGAATTGATCCTGATAAGCTTGAAAAAGGCACTCGTTTGATCTTTACAGGCGATTTTGTTCATGATCTTTTGTATAGTGAAGGAGGAAAGCGAGATGCTGTTTCCGCACTATTAGGCGAGCGTCGTATTCAGGTCGATCGATATATACGGGCGGGACATGATTATGCAGCACTAGGTCTTGAATTGCCAATACCTATTCTTTCTGTTACTGCTCAGATTGTTGGTGGCTTTGATCCGTCACAGGCTATTGGTGAAGGATATGCATCTGTTGAAGATACCCTATTGGGAATGGGCGAAAATGTAATGGATGCAATAGATTCACGCGTCAAGATTTTTGAAATTGATGATTGGATGGAGAAAAAATGA